ATGACGAAGCCGTGCACGCCGGTTCGGCGCGAATGGTGGAGAAGCAGCACGCCAAGGGCAAGAAGACGGCGCGTGAGCGCATCGAGATGCTGCTCGACCCCGGCTCGTTCGTCGAGCTGGACGAGCTTGCCCGACACCGCTCGACCAACTTCGGGCAGGAGCGCAACAAGCCCTACGGCGACGGCGTGGTGACCGGTTACGGCACCGTGGACGGCCGCCCGGTGTGCGTGTTCAGCCAGGACGTCACCGTCTTCGGCGGCTCGCTCGGCGAGGTCTACGGCGAGAAGATCGTCAAGGTCATGGACCTGGCGATCAAGACCGGCAGGCCGATGGTCGGCATCAACGAGGGCGGCGGCGCGCGCATCCAGGAGGGTGTCGTCTCGCTCGGCCTCTACGGCGAGATCTTCCGCCGCAACGTCGCCGCGTCCGGCGTCGTGCCGCAGATCTCGCTGATCATGGGCGCGACCGCGGGCGGTCACGTCTACTCGCCCGCGTTGACCGACTTCGTGGTGATGGTCGACCAGACCTCGCACATGTTCATCACCGGTCCGGACGTGATCAAGACCGTCACCGGTGAGGACGTCGGCTTCGAGGAGCTGGGCGGCGGTCGCACGCACAACACCAAGTCCGGCAACGCGCACTACCTCGCCGGCGACGAGGACGACGCCATCTCCTACGTCAAGGAGCTGCTGTCGTACCTGCCCGCGAACAACATGTCCGAGCCGCCAGTCTTCGACACGCCGGACGACCTGGTGCACGGCTCCATCGAGGACTCGGTCACCGACTCGGACCGCGAGCTGGACACGCTGATCCCGGACTCGGCGAACCAGCCGTACGACATGCACGAGGTCGTCACCCGGGTGGTGGACGAGGGTGAGTTCCTGGAGGTGCACCCGCTGTTCGCGCCGAACATCCTGGTCGGTTTCGGCCGGGTGGACGGGCACTCGGTGGGCATCGTGGCCAACCAGCCCACCCAGTTCGCGGGCTGCCTGGACATCGACGCCGCGGAGAAGGCGGCGCGGTTCGTGCGGACGTGCGACGCGTTCAACATCCCGGTGCTGACGTTCGTCGACGTGCCCGGCTTCCTGCCCGGCACGGACCAGGAGTGGAACGGCATCATCCGGCGCGGCGCGAAGCTGATCTACGCGTACGCCGAGGCGACCGTGCCGCTGGTCACCGTGATCACCCGCAAGGCCTACGGCGGCGCGTACGACGTGATGGGGTCCAAGCACCTGGGCGCGGACATCAACCTGGCGTGGCCGACGGCGCAGATCGCGGTCATGGGCGCGCAGGGCGCGGCGAACATCGTGCACCGCAAGACGTTGGCCGCCGCAGCCGGTGCGGGCGAGGACGTGGACGCGCTTCGGGCGAAGTTGCAGCAGGAGTACGAGGACACCCTCTGCAACCCGTACGTGGCGGCGGAACGCGGTTATGTCGACAGCGTGATCCCGCCGTCGTCCACGCGTGCTTACGTCGCGCGGGCGTTGGCGATGCTGCGCGACAAGCGCGAGGTGCTGCCGCCCAAGAAGCACGGGAACATCCCGCTGTGAGCGGGGCGCCGCACCTCCGGGTGGTGCGCGGGAACCCGGACGACGTGGAACTGGCCGCGGTGACGGCGGTGGTGGCCGGCTTGGCCGCGAGCGAAGGACCGGCCGAGGACAAGCCCCGCCGTTCGGCGTGGGCGGACAAGTCACGGCTGCTCAGGCGACCCTTGGCACACGGCCCCGGCGCCTGGCGTTCGTCCAGCCTGCCGGGCTGAGCACTGAAGACCACCGCCGGGCTCTTGCCGTCCGGCGGTGGTCCTTTTGTTGCGAGCTTGAGAAATTGCAGGCTTTAACAGTCCACGCGGCGGGAGTTGACCTGCACGCCGGTGTCGCCCAGCACGGTGACTTCGCGGCAGCGCGATCCGTCCGGCACGTCCAGGCGCACGCGCATCCACATGCTGCCCGCGTCGACCCGCGCGTCCAGCACCTCCACGCCCTCCGCGGCCACCGCCGACGGCACGGCGTCCAAGCGGGGCAAGGCGCGTGCGATGGAGGTGACCTGGGACATCACCAGGTATTCGACGCGGTCGCTGCCGTTGGCGAACGGCCAGAACGGCACGCCGTACCCGACCGGGTCCGTCGACACGACCCGAGCCGTCAGGACCAGGACGAGGACGGCCGGCACCACCAGGAGCCACCGGTACCGACCTCGACCCCGATCGGTCCGGCGGACCACCAGAGCCAAACGCTGCACATTTCCGACGGTGCCCGACCGCGTCACAGGGCGCATCGGTAGTTCTACGCAACGCCATGACCACGCCGTCTCGACTGCTCGCCCGGCTTCGGCATCACGCACTCATCCGCCCCTCGCCCTTCCTCCCCTCCCTGTCGCCCTAGGCTTCGAACCGTGCGCTTCGTTCTCGCTTCCCAGTCCCCCGCCCGCCTGTCCGTGCTCCGCGCGGCCGGGGTCGAGCCCGTGGTCCGCGTGTCCGGTGTGGACGAGGACGCGCTGACCGCCTCGCTCGCCGACCCGAAGCCGGAAGAGCTGGTGACCGCGCTGGCGACGGCCAAGGCCGAGGCGATCGCCGCCGCGCCGGACGACGGCACGTACGCCGACGCGGTGATCGTCGGGTGCGACTCGATGCTGCTGACCGCCGACGGCGAGGTGCACGGCAAGCCCGGCACGGTCGAGGTCGCGCGCGAGCGCTGGAAGCGGATGGCGGGCACCACCGGCACCCTGCTGACCGGGCACGCGGTGCTGCGGATGCGTGACGGG
This is a stretch of genomic DNA from Saccharothrix ecbatanensis. It encodes these proteins:
- a CDS encoding Maf family protein produces the protein MRFVLASQSPARLSVLRAAGVEPVVRVSGVDEDALTASLADPKPEELVTALATAKAEAIAAAPDDGTYADAVIVGCDSMLLTADGEVHGKPGTVEVARERWKRMAGTTGTLLTGHAVLRMRDGQVVDRAAGHEPTLVRFGRPTDDELEAYLATGESLQVAGAFTLDGLGGWFVDGIDGDPSSVIGISLPLTRKLLRQVGVTVSDIW
- a CDS encoding acyl-CoA carboxylase subunit beta; the encoded protein is MSSGTAPIGDEPDVHTTAGKLADLYRRNDEAVHAGSARMVEKQHAKGKKTARERIEMLLDPGSFVELDELARHRSTNFGQERNKPYGDGVVTGYGTVDGRPVCVFSQDVTVFGGSLGEVYGEKIVKVMDLAIKTGRPMVGINEGGGARIQEGVVSLGLYGEIFRRNVAASGVVPQISLIMGATAGGHVYSPALTDFVVMVDQTSHMFITGPDVIKTVTGEDVGFEELGGGRTHNTKSGNAHYLAGDEDDAISYVKELLSYLPANNMSEPPVFDTPDDLVHGSIEDSVTDSDRELDTLIPDSANQPYDMHEVVTRVVDEGEFLEVHPLFAPNILVGFGRVDGHSVGIVANQPTQFAGCLDIDAAEKAARFVRTCDAFNIPVLTFVDVPGFLPGTDQEWNGIIRRGAKLIYAYAEATVPLVTVITRKAYGGAYDVMGSKHLGADINLAWPTAQIAVMGAQGAANIVHRKTLAAAAGAGEDVDALRAKLQQEYEDTLCNPYVAAERGYVDSVIPPSSTRAYVARALAMLRDKREVLPPKKHGNIPL
- a CDS encoding acyl-CoA carboxylase subunit epsilon; translated protein: MSGAPHLRVVRGNPDDVELAAVTAVVAGLAASEGPAEDKPRRSAWADKSRLLRRPLAHGPGAWRSSSLPG